From Xenopus tropicalis strain Nigerian chromosome 3, UCB_Xtro_10.0, whole genome shotgun sequence, the proteins below share one genomic window:
- the LOC100490973 gene encoding uncharacterized protein LOC100490973 isoform X3 codes for MFYQDSDGESSPWDSPLSSARDPVKRKEQIRNKIPRTSAGSAVDSEDENSTAKKNIPPEDASSTKENGSFINVEVNNRKISPRQEQQSHPNSKKPNLKIKHHQKVPSFHDFKEPETRSWGVPAREREPTSGSNQKLNSSAALYETVSAPDITQTLTERAAQVRGAQEIHMSNTDMSGHGQCARNTSDLLKNEKRDFSGVPGVGERMWNVEHGTKQHDVKGPPMYLNYGWNMEPVYTDPENAQLKVSLVTETVPYKDELHMYQFDYGHRQYYQAHKDPNEAFMEKLADKSEKLILRCWREIFGFLRILAGLVTIFLIELITFLGKYIFQVLFVGFLTALGDHVVKPVLVALFNHFLQPLLIFIFNILYSLHNLWFPILDVLRGIAQQIATVLQAFRLVEVHTGAKCVTPHVQNV; via the exons ATGTTCTATCAG gACAGTGATGGAGAGAGCAGCCCGTGGGATAGTCCCTTGTCCAGTGCCAGGGATCCAGTCAAAAGGAAGGAGCAAATAAGAAACAAG ATTCCAAGAACTAGCGCTGGGTCTGCAGTGGACAGTGAAGATGAAAACTCCACAGCAAAGAAAAACATTCCTCCTGAAGATGCTTCTAGCACCAAAGAGAATGG CTCATTTATTAATGTGGAAGTGAATAACCGCAAAATCTCTCCGAGACAAGAGCAGCAAAGCCATCCAAATTCCAAGAAACCAAACCTAAAGATTAAGCATCATCAAAAAGTGCCATCCTTCCATGACTTCAAGGAGCCTG aaacacGTTCTTGGGGAGTTCCAGCCAGAGAAAGAGAGCCCACTAGTGGGTCCAACCAAAAGCTAAACAGCAGTGCGGCTCTTTATGAAACAGTATCTGCTCCAGACATCACACAGACACTGACAGAAAGGGCAGCTCAAGTCAGAGGAGCACAAG AGATTCATATGTCGAATACAGATATGTCTGGCCATGGACAATGTGCCAGAAACACAAGTGACTTGTTGAAGAATGAGAAAAGGGATTTCTCTGGTGTTCCGGGTGTTGGCGAAAGAATGTGGAATGTAGAACATGGAACAAAACAACACGATGTGAAAGGG CCTCCAATGTACTTGAATTATGGCTGGAATATGGAACCGGTGTATACTGACCCTGAGAATGCTCAGCTGAAAGTGAGCCTGGTGACAGAAACTGTACCTTATAAAGATGAGCT GCACATGTATCAGTTTGACTACGGCCACCGACAGTATTACCAGGCTCATAAGGATCCCAATGAAGCTTTCATGGAGAAACTGGCAGACAA GTCTGAAAAACTGATCCTGCGATGCTGGCGAGAAATATTTGGCTTTCTTCGGATCTTGGCTGGTTTGGTTACTATCTTTCTTATTGAACTAATCACTTTCcttggaaaatacatttttcag GTTCTATTTGTTGGGTTCCTGACTGCCCTGGGTGACCACGTGGTAAAGCCTGTTTTGGTTGCACTATTTAACCACTTCTTGCAACCTTTgcttattttcattttcaatataCTATATAGTCTTCATAATTTATGGTTTCCCATACTGGATGTGTTGCGTGGAATAGCTCAGCAGATAGCAACTGTTCTGCAAGCTTTTCGTTTAGTTGAGGTACACACAGGAGCCAAATGCGTTACTCCACATGTTCAGAATGTGTGA
- the LOC100490973 gene encoding uncharacterized protein LOC100490973 isoform X2, protein MDSDGESSPWDSPLSSARDPVKRKEQIRNKIPRTSAGSAVDSEDENSTAKKNIPPEDASSTKENGSFINVEVNNRKISPRQEQQSHPNSKKPNLKIKHHQKVPSFHDFKEPATHEMEVPDQGFAVTRKHIKGSSYMISSPEHSVISNKQPDDETRSWGVPAREREPTSGSNQKLNSSAALYETVSAPDITQTLTERAAQVRGAQEIHMSNTDMSGHGQCARNTSDLLKNEKRDFSGVPGVGERMWNVEHGTKQHDVKGPPMYLNYGWNMEPVYTDPENAQLKVSLVTETVPYKDELHMYQFDYGHRQYYQAHKDPNEAFMEKLADKSEKLILRCWREIFGFLRILAGLVTIFLIELITFLGKYIFQVLFVGFLTALGDHVVKPVLVALFNHFLQPLLIFIFNILYSLHNLWFPILDVLRGIAQQIATVLQAFRLVEVHTGAKCVTPHVQNV, encoded by the exons gACAGTGATGGAGAGAGCAGCCCGTGGGATAGTCCCTTGTCCAGTGCCAGGGATCCAGTCAAAAGGAAGGAGCAAATAAGAAACAAG ATTCCAAGAACTAGCGCTGGGTCTGCAGTGGACAGTGAAGATGAAAACTCCACAGCAAAGAAAAACATTCCTCCTGAAGATGCTTCTAGCACCAAAGAGAATGG CTCATTTATTAATGTGGAAGTGAATAACCGCAAAATCTCTCCGAGACAAGAGCAGCAAAGCCATCCAAATTCCAAGAAACCAAACCTAAAGATTAAGCATCATCAAAAAGTGCCATCCTTCCATGACTTCAAGGAGCCTG CTACACATGAAATGGAGGTACCAGATCAAGGCTTTGCGGTAACCAGGAAACACATAAAGGGATCATCGTACATGATTAGTTCCCCAGAACATAGTGTAATAAGCAACAAGCAGCCAGATGATG aaacacGTTCTTGGGGAGTTCCAGCCAGAGAAAGAGAGCCCACTAGTGGGTCCAACCAAAAGCTAAACAGCAGTGCGGCTCTTTATGAAACAGTATCTGCTCCAGACATCACACAGACACTGACAGAAAGGGCAGCTCAAGTCAGAGGAGCACAAG AGATTCATATGTCGAATACAGATATGTCTGGCCATGGACAATGTGCCAGAAACACAAGTGACTTGTTGAAGAATGAGAAAAGGGATTTCTCTGGTGTTCCGGGTGTTGGCGAAAGAATGTGGAATGTAGAACATGGAACAAAACAACACGATGTGAAAGGG CCTCCAATGTACTTGAATTATGGCTGGAATATGGAACCGGTGTATACTGACCCTGAGAATGCTCAGCTGAAAGTGAGCCTGGTGACAGAAACTGTACCTTATAAAGATGAGCT GCACATGTATCAGTTTGACTACGGCCACCGACAGTATTACCAGGCTCATAAGGATCCCAATGAAGCTTTCATGGAGAAACTGGCAGACAA GTCTGAAAAACTGATCCTGCGATGCTGGCGAGAAATATTTGGCTTTCTTCGGATCTTGGCTGGTTTGGTTACTATCTTTCTTATTGAACTAATCACTTTCcttggaaaatacatttttcag GTTCTATTTGTTGGGTTCCTGACTGCCCTGGGTGACCACGTGGTAAAGCCTGTTTTGGTTGCACTATTTAACCACTTCTTGCAACCTTTgcttattttcattttcaatataCTATATAGTCTTCATAATTTATGGTTTCCCATACTGGATGTGTTGCGTGGAATAGCTCAGCAGATAGCAACTGTTCTGCAAGCTTTTCGTTTAGTTGAGGTACACACAGGAGCCAAATGCGTTACTCCACATGTTCAGAATGTGTGA
- the LOC100490973 gene encoding uncharacterized protein LOC100490973 isoform X1, with translation MFYQDSDGESSPWDSPLSSARDPVKRKEQIRNKIPRTSAGSAVDSEDENSTAKKNIPPEDASSTKENGSFINVEVNNRKISPRQEQQSHPNSKKPNLKIKHHQKVPSFHDFKEPATHEMEVPDQGFAVTRKHIKGSSYMISSPEHSVISNKQPDDETRSWGVPAREREPTSGSNQKLNSSAALYETVSAPDITQTLTERAAQVRGAQEIHMSNTDMSGHGQCARNTSDLLKNEKRDFSGVPGVGERMWNVEHGTKQHDVKGPPMYLNYGWNMEPVYTDPENAQLKVSLVTETVPYKDELHMYQFDYGHRQYYQAHKDPNEAFMEKLADKSEKLILRCWREIFGFLRILAGLVTIFLIELITFLGKYIFQVLFVGFLTALGDHVVKPVLVALFNHFLQPLLIFIFNILYSLHNLWFPILDVLRGIAQQIATVLQAFRLVEVHTGAKCVTPHVQNV, from the exons ATGTTCTATCAG gACAGTGATGGAGAGAGCAGCCCGTGGGATAGTCCCTTGTCCAGTGCCAGGGATCCAGTCAAAAGGAAGGAGCAAATAAGAAACAAG ATTCCAAGAACTAGCGCTGGGTCTGCAGTGGACAGTGAAGATGAAAACTCCACAGCAAAGAAAAACATTCCTCCTGAAGATGCTTCTAGCACCAAAGAGAATGG CTCATTTATTAATGTGGAAGTGAATAACCGCAAAATCTCTCCGAGACAAGAGCAGCAAAGCCATCCAAATTCCAAGAAACCAAACCTAAAGATTAAGCATCATCAAAAAGTGCCATCCTTCCATGACTTCAAGGAGCCTG CTACACATGAAATGGAGGTACCAGATCAAGGCTTTGCGGTAACCAGGAAACACATAAAGGGATCATCGTACATGATTAGTTCCCCAGAACATAGTGTAATAAGCAACAAGCAGCCAGATGATG aaacacGTTCTTGGGGAGTTCCAGCCAGAGAAAGAGAGCCCACTAGTGGGTCCAACCAAAAGCTAAACAGCAGTGCGGCTCTTTATGAAACAGTATCTGCTCCAGACATCACACAGACACTGACAGAAAGGGCAGCTCAAGTCAGAGGAGCACAAG AGATTCATATGTCGAATACAGATATGTCTGGCCATGGACAATGTGCCAGAAACACAAGTGACTTGTTGAAGAATGAGAAAAGGGATTTCTCTGGTGTTCCGGGTGTTGGCGAAAGAATGTGGAATGTAGAACATGGAACAAAACAACACGATGTGAAAGGG CCTCCAATGTACTTGAATTATGGCTGGAATATGGAACCGGTGTATACTGACCCTGAGAATGCTCAGCTGAAAGTGAGCCTGGTGACAGAAACTGTACCTTATAAAGATGAGCT GCACATGTATCAGTTTGACTACGGCCACCGACAGTATTACCAGGCTCATAAGGATCCCAATGAAGCTTTCATGGAGAAACTGGCAGACAA GTCTGAAAAACTGATCCTGCGATGCTGGCGAGAAATATTTGGCTTTCTTCGGATCTTGGCTGGTTTGGTTACTATCTTTCTTATTGAACTAATCACTTTCcttggaaaatacatttttcag GTTCTATTTGTTGGGTTCCTGACTGCCCTGGGTGACCACGTGGTAAAGCCTGTTTTGGTTGCACTATTTAACCACTTCTTGCAACCTTTgcttattttcattttcaatataCTATATAGTCTTCATAATTTATGGTTTCCCATACTGGATGTGTTGCGTGGAATAGCTCAGCAGATAGCAACTGTTCTGCAAGCTTTTCGTTTAGTTGAGGTACACACAGGAGCCAAATGCGTTACTCCACATGTTCAGAATGTGTGA